From Solibaculum mannosilyticum:
TCGTGTGGAGACGTTACTTGACCGTCTGCCCCAGGAAGTGGACGGCGCGTTGATTCTCTCGCCTGTCAACCGTTTTTATTTCACCGGATTTTCTTCCAGTGCCGGTATGGTTCTTATCACTCGTCAAGGTTCGTGTTTTTATACCGATTTCCGATACATCGAAGCGGCCAGACAAGCCGTCACCAGCATGGACTGCGCCCAGTATCACAAGGCAAGCGACGTGCTTGTGGATGCCATGGCAAAGTACAGGGTGAAGAATGTTGCTTATGAAGGGGATTTCATGAGCGTTTCCCAACTGGATCGGTATCAGAAGGTGATGGGGGATGTCCGGCTTGGATATCGTTTGGATCAAGAGGTGTCAGAGCTTCGATGCATCAAATCGCCGGAAGAGGTGGAACGTATTGAGGCCGCCCAACGGCTCGCCGAATACGCCTTGGAAAAGGTTCTGGACCGCATCCGCCCCGGCGTGACCGAGCGTGAAATCGCATTGGAGCTGGAGTTCCTCATGAGAAAACAAGGGGCCGAAGCCGTATCGTTTGACACCATCGCCATCACAGGCTCCAACACTTCCTTACCCCATGGCGTCCCAGGGGAAAGGGCGGTGCAGAAGGGGGACTTTTTCCTCATGGACTTCGGCGCCACTTTGGACGGCTATCATTCAGACATGACCCGTACCGTAGGAGTGGGACAAGTGTCCAGCGAGCAGAAAGACGTGTACCAACTGGTGCTCAAAGCCCAGCTTGAGACATTAAAATCCATCCGGGCCGGTAAAACCGGGGCGGAATGCGACGCTGTAGCCCGAGGCATTATCGAGGGGGCGGGATACAAAGGCTGCTTCGATCATGGGACAGGCCACGGCGTAGGATTGGAAATTCACGAGGAACCCCGTCTTTCCCCCGGAGCCGGACAGCAGCTCCATCCCGGTATGATTGTAACGGTGGAACCGGGCATTTACTTAGCTGGGAAATTCGGTGTCCGTATTGAAGATATGGTGGTTGTCACTGAAAACGGATGCAAAAATCTGACAAATTTACCTAAGGAATTGATAGAACTGTAAGCTTTGACGGTCTTAATGAAAATTTTGTTTAAACCCGCTTGAAAAAAGGCGTCAAATGCGATAAACTAGAAAGCAATATGGTTAATAATGATTTGGGGGTAAACAACCTATGGTAACAGCAGGAGATTTTAGAAACGGCGTCACCTTTGAGATGGACGGCAACGTCTATCAGATCATTGAATTTCAGCACGTAAAGCCGGGTAAAGGTGCCGCTTT
This genomic window contains:
- a CDS encoding M24 family metallopeptidase, with translation MAFVKHRVETLLDRLPQEVDGALILSPVNRFYFTGFSSSAGMVLITRQGSCFYTDFRYIEAARQAVTSMDCAQYHKASDVLVDAMAKYRVKNVAYEGDFMSVSQLDRYQKVMGDVRLGYRLDQEVSELRCIKSPEEVERIEAAQRLAEYALEKVLDRIRPGVTEREIALELEFLMRKQGAEAVSFDTIAITGSNTSLPHGVPGERAVQKGDFFLMDFGATLDGYHSDMTRTVGVGQVSSEQKDVYQLVLKAQLETLKSIRAGKTGAECDAVARGIIEGAGYKGCFDHGTGHGVGLEIHEEPRLSPGAGQQLHPGMIVTVEPGIYLAGKFGVRIEDMVVVTENGCKNLTNLPKELIEL